A window of Streptomyces armeniacus contains these coding sequences:
- a CDS encoding alpha/beta hydrolase, whose amino-acid sequence MQLTPLLVRTAVNAASFVSAPLAGRAAYAFFRLPLRRSKLRDQERELLAGARRGELTVRGKRVVTYHWGSGERPVLFVHGWRSRGSRGAALIAGLLERGYSPVAFDAPAHGDSAGRRTTVAEFGEAVRALQREYGAEGGGFEAVVAHSAGALAAFCALREGGLRAERAVLIGAVVDFAYITDGFCAALGLRAPVREALRRRVQRELYPAEPDRDVWERLSVTARPGDVRTPLLVVHDEDDDTVEAAQSLRITAAYGDQARLLRTSGLGHRRILADGEVVDTVLDFVDGARTAPEAAGAR is encoded by the coding sequence ATGCAGCTGACCCCGCTCCTCGTCCGCACCGCCGTCAACGCCGCCTCCTTCGTCTCCGCACCGCTCGCCGGCCGCGCCGCGTACGCGTTCTTCCGGCTCCCGCTGCGCCGCAGCAAGCTGCGCGACCAGGAGCGCGAACTGCTCGCGGGCGCGCGCCGCGGCGAACTGACCGTGCGCGGCAAGCGCGTCGTGACGTACCACTGGGGCAGCGGCGAGCGCCCCGTCCTCTTCGTGCACGGCTGGCGCTCCCGCGGCTCACGCGGCGCGGCGCTCATCGCCGGGCTGCTGGAACGGGGTTACAGCCCCGTCGCGTTCGACGCGCCCGCGCACGGCGACTCGGCCGGGCGGCGTACGACGGTCGCCGAGTTCGGCGAGGCCGTGCGCGCGCTGCAGCGGGAGTACGGCGCGGAGGGTGGCGGTTTCGAGGCCGTCGTCGCGCACTCCGCCGGCGCGCTCGCGGCCTTCTGCGCGCTGCGCGAGGGCGGGTTGCGGGCGGAGCGCGCCGTGCTGATCGGCGCTGTCGTCGACTTCGCGTACATCACCGACGGCTTCTGCGCGGCCCTCGGCCTGCGCGCCCCCGTACGGGAGGCGCTGCGGCGCCGCGTCCAGCGGGAGCTCTACCCTGCCGAGCCGGACCGGGACGTGTGGGAGCGCCTGTCGGTCACCGCGCGGCCCGGCGACGTACGGACGCCGCTCCTCGTGGTGCACGACGAGGACGACGACACGGTCGAGGCGGCCCAGTCCCTGCGGATCACCGCGGCGTACGGCGACCAGGCGCGGCTGCTCCGTACGAGCGGGCTCGGCCACCGCCGGATACTCGCGGACGGCGAAGTGGTGGACACCGTACTGGACTTCGTGGACGGAGCCCGTACGGCCCCGGAGGCCGCCGGGGCGCGCTGA
- a CDS encoding SAM-dependent methyltransferase: MPKIDSSVPHSARIFTYWLGGKDHFPVDEEAGERVREIFPAIVDLARVGRYFLGRVVRYLVQDAGVTQFLDVGTGLPTVDNTHEVAQRLDPRCRVVYVDNDPLVLAHAEALLTSTPEGRTHYLEADVRDPERILSEARGILDFDQPVAVFLMGILAHVDDLTEAQSIVRRLMDGLPAGSYLSVRDGADTDPAYLAAIEGYNASGAVPYRLRSPEEIARFFEGLELVEPGVVPCPQWRPEAEDPFASPDDVALYGGLARKR; this comes from the coding sequence ATGCCCAAGATCGACAGCAGCGTCCCGCACTCCGCCCGCATCTTCACGTACTGGCTGGGCGGCAAGGACCACTTCCCGGTGGACGAGGAAGCCGGTGAGCGGGTCCGCGAGATCTTCCCCGCGATCGTGGATCTCGCCCGGGTCGGCCGCTACTTTCTGGGGCGCGTCGTGCGCTATCTGGTGCAGGACGCCGGCGTCACGCAGTTCCTCGACGTCGGCACCGGCCTCCCCACGGTCGACAACACCCACGAGGTCGCCCAGCGCCTCGACCCCCGCTGCCGCGTCGTGTACGTGGACAACGACCCGCTGGTCCTCGCCCACGCCGAGGCCCTGCTGACCAGCACGCCCGAGGGCCGTACGCACTATCTGGAAGCGGACGTGCGCGACCCCGAGCGCATCCTGAGCGAGGCACGCGGGATCCTCGACTTCGACCAGCCCGTCGCCGTGTTCCTGATGGGCATCCTGGCCCACGTCGACGACCTGACCGAGGCGCAGTCGATCGTCCGCCGCCTGATGGACGGCCTGCCCGCGGGCAGCTACCTGTCGGTCCGGGACGGCGCCGACACCGACCCGGCGTATCTGGCGGCGATAGAGGGCTACAACGCGAGCGGCGCCGTGCCGTACCGGCTGCGCAGCCCCGAGGAGATCGCCCGCTTCTTCGAGGGCCTGGAGCTGGTCGAGCCCGGCGTCGTGCCGTGCCCGCAGTGGCGCCCGGAGGCCGAGGATCCGTTCGCCAGCCCGGACGACGTGGCGCTCTACGGCGGCCTGGCCCGCAAGCGGTAG
- a CDS encoding DUF3048 domain-containing protein, whose product MNRSSNSPAPRAGRRTKRLLTALAVLAPLVAVTAVQSTAQAEDAPRAKEDTSPFTGLPAEPAPVMAVKVDNVKAARPHTALEEADIVFVEKVEGGLSRLIGVYASQQPEQIGPVRSAREYNVEQLRMFDRPALAYSGAQKGVDDLIQKSPIYGLSNDNFPEAYFRDESREAPHNLFVHPDKILAGAPEASKSSDIGFRFGDEAPEGGEPMEERTVKYPAAETTFNWSKEEDRWLASFDGEPAMSTDGEQLGGKTIVVQEADMPPSDFQDPTNTTPYIETVDKGVATVLRDGKAYKTTWERTSAEGDTTYTLPNGERMPFDRGQVWVVYEERK is encoded by the coding sequence ATGAATCGCAGCTCCAACTCGCCCGCCCCGCGGGCCGGCCGCCGAACGAAGCGGCTGCTGACCGCACTTGCCGTGCTGGCACCGCTGGTGGCCGTCACCGCGGTGCAGTCCACCGCGCAGGCCGAGGACGCGCCGCGCGCGAAGGAGGACACGTCGCCGTTCACCGGGCTGCCCGCCGAGCCGGCGCCCGTAATGGCGGTGAAGGTCGACAACGTCAAGGCCGCCCGCCCGCACACCGCGCTGGAAGAGGCCGACATCGTCTTCGTCGAGAAGGTCGAGGGCGGCCTCAGCCGGCTCATAGGCGTGTACGCGAGCCAGCAGCCCGAGCAGATAGGCCCGGTGCGCAGCGCACGCGAGTACAACGTGGAGCAGCTGCGCATGTTCGACCGCCCCGCCCTCGCGTACTCGGGCGCGCAGAAGGGCGTCGACGACCTCATCCAGAAGTCGCCGATCTACGGTCTCTCCAACGACAACTTCCCCGAGGCGTACTTCCGCGACGAGAGCCGCGAGGCCCCGCACAACCTCTTCGTGCACCCCGACAAGATCCTCGCGGGCGCCCCCGAGGCCAGCAAGAGCAGCGACATCGGCTTCCGCTTCGGCGACGAGGCGCCGGAGGGCGGCGAGCCGATGGAGGAGCGCACCGTGAAGTACCCGGCGGCCGAGACCACGTTCAACTGGTCGAAGGAGGAGGACCGCTGGCTCGCCTCGTTCGACGGCGAACCGGCCATGAGCACTGACGGCGAGCAGCTCGGCGGCAAGACGATCGTGGTGCAGGAGGCGGACATGCCGCCGTCCGACTTCCAGGACCCCACGAACACCACCCCGTACATCGAGACCGTCGACAAGGGCGTGGCCACCGTCCTGCGCGACGGCAAGGCGTACAAGACGACGTGGGAGCGCACCAGCGCCGAGGGCGACACCACGTACACGCTGCCGAACGGCGAGCGCATGCCGTTCGACCGCGGCCAGGTGTGGGTGGTGTACGAGGAGCGGAAGTAG
- a CDS encoding DUF5753 domain-containing protein, translating to MRITRLTDDVSVAMPTDALSTGQAEGHAVARLLLGERLRRLREAQYITRAEAAEAIRLQHTQLTLMELGRTGFRSRDVADLLTVYGVREADERATMLALVEHTNAPGWWHPYADVVPRWLRTYLGLEQAAGVIRSYEVQFVPGLLQTRDYARAVIALGHDNEPEGRLQRRVDLRMRRQRILRRSKPPHLWAVVDEAVLCRPVGGPRVMREQLEHLIAVCELPHVTIQVLPFRAGAHAAGGGPVSLLRVPQPGLPDVVYLEQLIGAHYPEDPEDIKRYRQVIDRLVTTAEPPARTPELLRRILEQGWS from the coding sequence ATGCGGATCACACGGCTCACCGACGACGTGTCCGTCGCCATGCCCACCGACGCGCTGTCCACGGGACAGGCGGAGGGCCACGCGGTGGCCCGGCTGCTGCTGGGCGAGCGGCTGCGGCGGCTCCGGGAGGCGCAGTACATCACGCGCGCGGAAGCCGCGGAAGCCATCCGGCTCCAGCACACCCAGCTGACCCTGATGGAGCTCGGCCGCACCGGCTTCCGGTCCCGCGACGTGGCGGACCTGCTGACCGTCTACGGCGTCCGCGAGGCCGACGAGCGGGCCACCATGCTCGCGCTCGTCGAGCACACGAACGCGCCCGGCTGGTGGCACCCGTACGCCGACGTGGTGCCCCGCTGGCTGCGCACCTACCTCGGCCTGGAGCAGGCCGCCGGGGTCATCCGGAGCTACGAGGTGCAGTTCGTGCCCGGCCTCCTGCAGACCCGGGACTACGCACGCGCCGTGATCGCGCTGGGCCACGACAACGAGCCCGAGGGGCGCCTCCAGCGCCGCGTCGACCTGCGCATGCGCCGCCAGCGGATCCTCCGCCGGTCCAAGCCGCCGCACCTGTGGGCGGTCGTCGACGAAGCCGTGCTGTGCCGCCCCGTCGGCGGCCCGCGCGTGATGCGCGAGCAGCTGGAGCACCTCATCGCCGTCTGCGAGCTGCCGCACGTGACCATCCAGGTGCTGCCGTTCCGCGCCGGCGCGCACGCGGCGGGCGGCGGCCCCGTCAGCCTGCTCCGGGTGCCGCAGCCGGGGCTGCCCGACGTGGTCTATCTCGAGCAGCTGATCGGCGCGCACTATCCGGAGGACCCCGAGGACATCAAGCGGTACCGCCAGGTCATCGACCGCCTCGTCACGACCGCCGAGCCTCCGGCCCGTACGCCCGAGCTGCTCCGCCGCATACTGGAACAGGGCTGGTCCTGA
- a CDS encoding LLM class flavin-dependent oxidoreductase encodes MTTDRTVTRGGARRTFHLNAFLMGVGHHDAAWRHPRTRPERITDLAHFQELARIAERGRLDSLFLADGLTLPGNARHNALGGFEPVTLLSALAATTEHIGLIATVSTTFNEPYHVAREFASLDHLSRGRAGWNIVTSGNIDEARNFGLDEHVAHHRRYARAHEFLEVAVKLWDSWQDDAVVLDRERGVYADGGKVRAIEHQGEHFRVAGPLNVQRSPQGRPLLVQAGSSEDGREFAARHAEAVFTAQQTLADGQAFHADLTSRLAAYGRAPGDVRVLPGICPVLGGTEREARALEEELTALQVPEYGLRQLSGMLGVDVSGLPLDGPLPELPDEKDINGNKSRFTLVRELARRDGLTLRQLIARLGGGRGHRVFAGTPEQVADELEEWFTRGAADGFNIMPPHLPGGLEDFVDHVVPILQRRGLFRTEYTGRTLRDHYGLPRPSAAPLAAGV; translated from the coding sequence ATGACCACCGACAGGACCGTCACCCGCGGCGGCGCCCGCCGCACGTTCCATCTCAACGCCTTCCTCATGGGCGTCGGCCACCACGACGCGGCCTGGCGCCACCCCCGTACCCGCCCCGAGCGGATCACCGACCTCGCGCACTTCCAGGAGCTCGCCCGGATCGCCGAACGCGGCCGCCTCGACTCCCTGTTCCTCGCCGACGGGCTGACCCTCCCGGGCAACGCCCGGCACAACGCGCTCGGCGGCTTCGAGCCCGTCACGCTGCTCTCCGCGCTGGCCGCGACCACCGAGCACATCGGGCTGATCGCAACCGTCTCCACCACGTTCAACGAGCCGTACCACGTGGCCCGCGAGTTCGCCTCGCTCGACCACCTCAGCCGCGGCAGGGCCGGCTGGAACATCGTGACGTCCGGAAACATCGACGAGGCACGCAACTTCGGCCTCGACGAACACGTCGCGCACCACCGCCGGTACGCGCGTGCGCACGAGTTCCTGGAGGTCGCCGTCAAGCTGTGGGACAGCTGGCAGGACGACGCCGTGGTCCTCGACCGCGAACGGGGCGTCTACGCCGACGGCGGCAAGGTGCGCGCCATCGAGCACCAGGGCGAGCACTTCCGCGTCGCGGGGCCGCTCAACGTGCAGCGCTCCCCGCAGGGCCGCCCGCTGCTGGTACAGGCCGGATCGTCGGAGGACGGGCGGGAGTTCGCGGCCCGGCACGCGGAGGCCGTGTTCACCGCGCAGCAGACGCTCGCCGACGGGCAGGCGTTCCACGCGGACCTCACCTCGCGGCTGGCGGCGTACGGTCGCGCGCCCGGGGACGTACGCGTCCTGCCCGGCATCTGCCCGGTGCTCGGCGGCACCGAACGGGAGGCCCGCGCGCTGGAGGAGGAGCTGACGGCGCTCCAGGTGCCGGAGTACGGGCTGCGGCAGCTGTCCGGGATGCTCGGCGTCGACGTGTCCGGGCTGCCGCTGGACGGGCCGCTCCCCGAACTGCCCGACGAGAAGGACATCAACGGGAACAAGAGCCGCTTCACCCTCGTACGCGAGCTCGCCCGGCGCGACGGCCTCACCCTGCGGCAGCTCATCGCGCGGCTCGGCGGCGGGCGCGGGCACCGCGTGTTCGCCGGTACGCCGGAGCAGGTCGCGGACGAGCTGGAGGAGTGGTTCACGCGGGGCGCGGCCGACGGCTTCAACATCATGCCGCCGCATCTCCCGGGCGGCCTGGAGGACTTCGTGGACCACGTCGTCCCGATCCTGCAGCGCCGCGGACTGTTCCGCACCGAGTACACGGGCCGCACCCTCCGCGACCACTACGGACTGCCGCGGCCGTCGGCGGCCCCGCTGGCGGCGGGCGTCTGA
- a CDS encoding cytochrome P450: protein MTTQPEAAGASPAPPAGCPAHATGDAVPLSGPRFHTDPAQLYREMRRDHGPVVPVTLPGDVPAWLVIGYREMYQVTADPVLFPRDSGLWNQWEKLPPDWPLLPMIGQRQPSVYYTVGAEHQRHLTMLQSALDGVSHLELAKHAEELADQLIDGFCHKGETDIIAEYAKPLPVLVLARIVGLPDADGPPLIDAMTALADGGADALEGFRYFSERLRRLVAEKHAAPGADVASRMLAHPEPFTDEEYALDLQALTAAGHLPTADWIGNSVRLMLTDERFAASLGGGRHSIPQAMNEVLWEDTPTQILAGRWAARDTTLADCRIRAGDMLLLGLAGANMDPQVHVADGAADGFRNGNNAHFSFSHGEFQCPFQAQEIAEVIARSGIEVLLDRLPDLDLAVPAQTLARRPSPFLRGMAVLPVQFSPAPPVGGRP from the coding sequence GTGACGACGCAACCCGAAGCCGCCGGCGCGAGCCCGGCACCGCCGGCCGGTTGCCCGGCGCACGCCACGGGGGACGCGGTGCCGCTGAGCGGCCCCCGGTTCCACACGGATCCCGCGCAGCTGTACCGGGAGATGAGGCGCGACCACGGCCCGGTGGTGCCGGTGACGCTGCCGGGCGACGTACCCGCCTGGCTGGTGATCGGATACCGCGAGATGTACCAGGTCACCGCCGACCCGGTGCTCTTCCCGCGGGACTCCGGGCTGTGGAACCAGTGGGAGAAGCTGCCCCCGGACTGGCCGCTGCTGCCGATGATCGGGCAGCGGCAGCCGTCCGTGTACTACACCGTCGGCGCCGAGCACCAGCGGCATCTGACCATGCTGCAGAGCGCGCTGGACGGCGTGAGCCACCTCGAACTGGCCAAGCACGCCGAGGAGCTGGCCGACCAGCTCATCGACGGCTTCTGCCACAAGGGCGAGACGGACATCATCGCCGAGTACGCCAAGCCGCTGCCGGTCCTGGTGCTCGCCCGGATCGTCGGGCTGCCGGACGCCGACGGGCCGCCCCTCATCGACGCGATGACTGCGCTCGCGGACGGCGGCGCGGACGCGCTGGAGGGCTTCCGCTACTTCTCCGAACGGCTGCGGCGCCTCGTCGCCGAGAAGCACGCCGCCCCCGGCGCCGACGTCGCGTCCCGGATGCTGGCGCACCCGGAGCCGTTCACCGACGAGGAGTACGCGCTCGACCTGCAGGCCCTCACCGCCGCCGGCCATCTGCCGACCGCCGACTGGATCGGCAACTCCGTACGGCTGATGCTCACCGACGAGCGGTTCGCCGCCTCCCTCGGCGGCGGCAGGCACAGCATCCCGCAGGCCATGAACGAGGTGCTGTGGGAGGACACCCCCACCCAGATCCTGGCCGGGCGCTGGGCCGCACGCGACACCACGCTGGCCGACTGCCGGATACGGGCCGGCGACATGCTGCTGCTGGGCCTGGCCGGCGCCAACATGGACCCGCAGGTGCATGTCGCGGACGGCGCCGCGGACGGCTTCCGCAACGGCAACAACGCCCACTTCTCGTTCAGCCACGGCGAGTTCCAGTGCCCGTTCCAGGCGCAGGAGATCGCGGAGGTCATCGCGCGGAGCGGCATCGAGGTGCTGCTCGACCGGCTGCCGGACCTCGATCTCGCCGTACCCGCTCAGACGCTCGCCCGGCGGCCGTCCCCGTTCCTGCGGGGGATGGCGGTGCTGCCGGTCCAGTTCTCGCCCGCTCCCCCCGTTGGAGGCAGACCATGA
- a CDS encoding bifunctional metallophosphatase/5'-nucleotidase, whose product MRRTPQSARPAQPPPGKPVRRLAAALGATLSIVITVTATSASSSPPATAAPRPLPVQLLALNDLHGNLDPVSGAAGALAKQNGDGQVSSVQAGGVPQLATLLDRAREGQSDSVTVGVGDMIGGSPLLSAAFHDEPTVDALETLGLDVSSVGNHEFDEGSGELLRMTDGGCHPKEGCADPDQPYDGADFPYLAANVTREGGKEPILPPYWIKRLPNGERVGFIGLTTQHTPSAVSAAGVRGLEFADERRTIDRYAEELDGKGVKAIVAMVHEGGTRAGKAYDADCDAAGPASALSGPIKQIGQRVSPKVDVILSGHSHEPYTCTVDDPAGNPRPVTQAASFGRAFTDLRFVLDPETRDVVRSSVTARNHLVPTATPRQQAVNEVVERWRARSAELSDEAVGHIEADLPGRGSKEPETPLGDLITDTQVEATNGAGAQLAFLNTGGMRADLTYKAQGKEGDGVVTYGEAFQVQPFDNLLVTMTLTGDQLVQVLREQFSGENAAEPIFLQLSSALRYSADMSRQGAERLLEDTVRVNGKPVTATERYRVTVNSFLADGGNGFATFKKGTDRETGTTDLSAFTEYLRKHTSKDNPLAAPKAERITFR is encoded by the coding sequence ATGCGAAGAACCCCCCAGTCCGCCCGGCCCGCACAGCCACCGCCCGGTAAGCCCGTACGGCGCCTCGCCGCCGCGCTCGGCGCGACCCTCTCCATCGTCATCACCGTCACCGCGACGTCGGCCTCCAGCAGCCCGCCCGCGACAGCCGCCCCGCGGCCGCTGCCCGTGCAGCTGCTCGCCCTCAACGACCTGCACGGCAACCTCGACCCGGTGAGCGGCGCGGCCGGCGCGCTCGCCAAGCAGAACGGCGACGGGCAGGTCAGCAGCGTCCAGGCGGGCGGTGTGCCGCAGCTGGCGACGCTGCTGGACCGGGCGCGCGAGGGTCAGAGCGACAGCGTGACCGTCGGCGTGGGCGACATGATCGGCGGCAGCCCGCTGCTCTCCGCCGCGTTCCACGACGAGCCGACCGTCGACGCGCTGGAGACGCTGGGCCTGGATGTGTCCTCCGTCGGAAACCACGAGTTCGACGAGGGCAGCGGCGAACTGCTCCGCATGACCGACGGCGGCTGCCACCCCAAGGAGGGCTGCGCGGATCCCGACCAGCCGTACGACGGCGCCGACTTCCCGTACCTCGCCGCGAACGTCACCCGCGAGGGCGGCAAGGAGCCGATCCTCCCGCCGTACTGGATCAAGCGCCTGCCGAACGGCGAGCGCGTCGGCTTCATCGGGCTGACGACCCAGCACACCCCGTCGGCGGTGAGCGCCGCGGGCGTACGCGGGCTGGAGTTCGCGGACGAGCGGCGGACCATCGACCGGTACGCCGAGGAGCTGGACGGCAAGGGCGTCAAGGCCATCGTGGCGATGGTGCACGAGGGCGGTACGCGGGCCGGGAAGGCGTACGACGCCGACTGCGACGCGGCCGGCCCGGCCTCCGCGCTCAGCGGGCCGATCAAGCAGATCGGGCAGCGCGTCTCGCCGAAGGTGGACGTGATCCTCAGCGGCCACTCGCACGAGCCGTACACCTGCACCGTGGACGACCCGGCGGGCAACCCGCGGCCGGTCACGCAGGCGGCGTCGTTCGGGCGCGCGTTCACGGACCTGCGGTTCGTGCTCGACCCGGAGACGCGGGACGTCGTACGGTCCTCGGTCACCGCGCGGAACCACCTGGTGCCGACGGCCACGCCCCGGCAGCAGGCCGTCAACGAGGTCGTCGAGCGCTGGCGGGCGCGTTCCGCGGAGCTGTCGGACGAGGCGGTCGGGCACATCGAGGCCGATCTGCCCGGACGCGGTTCGAAGGAGCCCGAGACCCCGCTCGGCGACCTGATCACCGACACACAGGTGGAGGCCACGAACGGGGCCGGCGCCCAGCTCGCGTTCCTCAATACCGGCGGCATGCGCGCCGACCTGACGTACAAGGCGCAGGGCAAGGAGGGCGACGGCGTGGTGACGTACGGCGAGGCCTTCCAGGTCCAGCCGTTCGACAACCTGCTGGTCACGATGACCCTCACCGGCGACCAGCTGGTGCAGGTGCTGCGCGAGCAGTTCTCCGGGGAGAACGCGGCTGAGCCGATCTTCCTGCAGCTGTCGTCCGCGCTGCGCTACTCCGCCGACATGTCGCGGCAGGGCGCGGAGCGGCTGCTGGAGGACACGGTGCGGGTCAACGGGAAGCCGGTGACGGCGACGGAGCGCTACCGCGTCACCGTGAACTCGTTCCTCGCGGACGGCGGCAACGGCTTCGCGACATTCAAGAAGGGCACCGACCGGGAGACCGGGACGACGGACCTGTCGGCGTTCACGGAGTACCTCCGCAAGCACACGTCGAAGGACAACCCGCTGGCAGCGCCGAAGGCGGAGCGCATCACGTTCCGCTGA
- a CDS encoding cytochrome P450 family protein: MSSPDSPHTAPPESAAAGCPMAIDPLVRDLAGETRRLREAGPLTRIELLGVPAWTITRHAEARRLLTDTRLVKDINQWTLWQSGEVTREWPLIGMIDAGRSMFTVDGAEHRRLRTKTAQAITPRRLEQLRPVIGQITRGLLDDLAEQGADGEPVDLKSVFALPLPMRVISVLMGVDPKLHPRLHELYKAFFSMLTPQEERLAVMDELDVIFTDMVRARTAVPADDLTSALILADEGGEPLTEDEVVGNLKAMVAAGHETTIGLILNAVRALLTHPEQLRLVLDGEVGWETVIEETLRWDTPTTHLLMRFATEDIEVGDPADGGGVISEGEGVVISYRAVGWDETQHGPDADRFDIRRPTPIRHITFGHGPHICPGAALSRLEAAIALPALFDRFPGLRLAVPPEEIVNLPVLTQNDLRSFPVLLAGR, translated from the coding sequence ATGAGCAGCCCTGACTCGCCGCATACCGCGCCCCCGGAGAGCGCCGCCGCGGGGTGCCCGATGGCGATCGACCCGCTCGTACGGGACCTGGCCGGGGAGACGCGGCGGCTGCGCGAGGCCGGGCCGCTCACCCGGATCGAGCTGCTCGGCGTGCCCGCCTGGACGATCACCCGGCACGCGGAGGCGCGCCGGCTGCTCACGGACACGCGGCTGGTGAAGGACATCAACCAGTGGACGCTGTGGCAGTCCGGGGAGGTGACCCGGGAGTGGCCGCTGATCGGCATGATCGACGCGGGCCGCTCCATGTTCACCGTGGACGGCGCCGAGCACCGTCGGCTGCGTACGAAGACCGCGCAGGCCATCACCCCGCGGCGGCTGGAGCAACTCCGGCCGGTCATCGGGCAGATCACCCGCGGGCTGCTGGACGACCTGGCGGAGCAGGGCGCGGACGGCGAGCCGGTGGACCTGAAGTCCGTGTTCGCGCTGCCCCTCCCGATGCGGGTGATCAGCGTGCTGATGGGCGTCGACCCGAAGCTGCACCCGCGGCTGCACGAGCTGTACAAGGCGTTCTTCTCGATGCTCACGCCGCAGGAAGAGCGGCTGGCGGTGATGGACGAACTGGACGTCATCTTCACCGACATGGTGCGCGCCCGTACCGCGGTGCCCGCCGACGACCTGACGAGCGCGCTGATCCTCGCGGACGAGGGCGGCGAGCCGCTCACGGAGGACGAGGTCGTCGGCAACCTCAAGGCGATGGTGGCGGCCGGGCACGAGACCACGATCGGCCTCATCCTGAACGCCGTTCGTGCCCTGCTCACCCACCCCGAACAGCTGCGGCTGGTGCTGGACGGGGAGGTGGGCTGGGAGACGGTGATCGAGGAGACGCTGCGCTGGGACACCCCGACGACGCACCTGCTGATGCGCTTCGCCACGGAGGACATCGAGGTGGGCGACCCCGCCGACGGCGGCGGTGTCATCTCCGAGGGAGAGGGAGTGGTGATCTCGTACCGCGCCGTGGGCTGGGACGAGACACAGCACGGGCCGGACGCCGACCGGTTCGACATCAGGCGGCCGACGCCGATCCGGCACATCACGTTCGGACACGGCCCGCACATCTGCCCCGGCGCGGCGCTGTCCCGGCTGGAGGCGGCGATCGCGCTGCCCGCGCTGTTCGACCGCTTCCCGGGGCTGCGGCTGGCGGTGCCGCCGGAGGAGATCGTCAATCTGCCGGTGCTCACGCAGAACGATCTGCGGTCCTTCCCCGTACTGCTGGCAGGACGCTGA
- a CDS encoding TetR/AcrR family transcriptional regulator, with amino-acid sequence MARTRTSGPARTDGRVVRGNQTRRLILARTVEIASVEGLEGLSLGRLASELELSKSGVFALFGSKEELQLATVRAAVKIYVEHVLRPMEELPAGIARVWHLCTGWLAYSEGRVFPGGCFFYSASAEFGARSGKVHDALADARADWLAYVGQTIEEARTAGELRADTDVPQLAFEIHSFLEAANSESVLLDDFSCYRRAAKAVHARLHAAATDPELLPELSTAKV; translated from the coding sequence ATGGCACGCACGCGTACGTCCGGCCCGGCACGTACGGACGGGCGAGTCGTACGAGGCAACCAGACCCGGCGGCTGATCCTCGCCCGCACGGTGGAGATCGCCTCCGTGGAGGGCCTGGAGGGGCTGTCGCTCGGCCGGCTGGCCAGTGAGCTGGAGCTGAGCAAGAGCGGCGTGTTCGCGCTGTTCGGCTCCAAGGAGGAGCTGCAACTCGCCACCGTACGCGCGGCGGTCAAGATCTACGTCGAGCACGTGCTGCGGCCGATGGAGGAGCTCCCGGCGGGCATCGCCCGCGTCTGGCACCTGTGCACCGGCTGGCTCGCCTACTCCGAGGGGCGGGTCTTCCCCGGCGGCTGCTTCTTCTACTCCGCCTCCGCCGAGTTCGGCGCGCGCAGCGGCAAGGTGCACGACGCGCTGGCGGACGCTCGCGCCGACTGGCTCGCGTACGTCGGGCAGACCATCGAGGAGGCGCGTACGGCGGGCGAGCTGCGGGCGGACACCGATGTGCCGCAACTCGCCTTCGAGATCCACTCGTTCCTCGAGGCGGCCAACTCCGAGTCCGTGCTGCTCGACGACTTCAGCTGCTACCGCAGGGCCGCCAAGGCCGTCCACGCGCGGCTGCACGCCGCCGCGACAGACCCGGAGCTGCTGCCGGAGCTGTCCACCGCGAAGGTCTGA